A DNA window from Desertibacillus haloalkaliphilus contains the following coding sequences:
- a CDS encoding TIGR02530 family flagellar biosynthesis protein, producing MDDIDSRIQSHQLHQLPHPSKTKQNKHVKTDGRFEQLLKTEMNADHVLKLSKHAEQRIASRGITISSSQWNVIEEKLNEAKHKGITDSLIVMKDAALVVSVENDTVVTAMDRNEAESQLFTNINGAILI from the coding sequence GTGGATGATATCGATTCACGAATTCAATCTCATCAACTGCATCAATTACCACATCCATCAAAAACAAAACAAAATAAACATGTAAAAACTGATGGTCGTTTTGAACAACTATTAAAAACAGAAATGAATGCTGACCATGTACTAAAACTTAGTAAGCATGCAGAACAGAGAATCGCATCTCGAGGCATAACGATTTCGTCTTCTCAATGGAATGTAATTGAAGAAAAGTTGAATGAGGCAAAACATAAAGGGATAACAGATTCTTTAATTGTCATGAAGGATGCTGCATTAGTGGTCAGTGTTGAAAACGACACGGTAGTCACCGCGATGGATCGTAATGAAGCAGAATCACAACTATTTACAAATATAAATG
- the flgD gene encoding flagellar hook assembly protein FlgD has protein sequence MMTNTINHNLMLSSKQNQQPQTGQNILGKDDFLKILITQLQNQDPSNPMDDREFIAQMAQFSSLEQMTNMNEAIQKFVNVQSSQSLVQHSELIGKEVQWKREVELDEHRTRTEYADNTVKSVKRESDGTIRIELDNGRLINGDQLVKVTHAEQKVEKPSDDREEAGE, from the coding sequence ATGATGACAAATACGATCAATCATAATTTAATGCTATCAAGTAAACAAAACCAACAGCCACAAACAGGACAAAACATCCTCGGTAAAGACGATTTTTTAAAGATTCTTATTACTCAACTGCAAAATCAAGACCCATCCAATCCAATGGATGATCGTGAGTTCATCGCTCAAATGGCTCAGTTTTCTTCGTTAGAACAAATGACCAATATGAATGAAGCCATTCAGAAATTTGTCAACGTGCAGTCTAGTCAATCACTCGTACAGCATAGTGAGTTAATTGGAAAAGAAGTTCAATGGAAACGTGAAGTGGAGCTTGATGAACATCGAACACGAACAGAATATGCTGACAACACTGTCAAGTCAGTGAAGCGAGAATCAGATGGAACAATTCGAATTGAACTAGATAATGGTCGTTTGATTAATGGCGATCAACTCGTCAAGGTGACTCACGCCGAACAGAAAGTTGAAAAGCCTAGTGATGATCGTGAGGAAGCTGGTGAGTAG